The genomic window GACCTGCGCGAGGACCGCCCCGGCGCCCGCGCGGTCGTGCGGGTGACGAAGACGACGTCGGAGGCGCGGGCCGCGAACTCGTACGGCACGGAAGCGTGCGCGAGGCTCGCGACCAGCGGCTGGCCCTGCGGCGGGCGGGGTGTGATCGAGGGGCCGCGCACGCTGAAGTGCGGGCCTTCGAAGTCGATGGGGTGCAGCTTGTCGCGGTCGATGAAGCGGCCCGTCGCGGCATCCCGTATCTCGGCGTCGTCCTGCCAGCTGTCCCACAGCCGCCGCGCCACCTCCACCACGTCGGCGGCCTCCGCGAACAGCGGGCGCAGCCGCGCGGCGATCAGCTCCGGGTCGCGCACGTCGTCGTCGGTCAGCTGCGGTGTCGTACGGCGGCCGAAGTGCGTGGCGTCGGCGGCGCGTGCGGAGATCTGCGGGCGCCAGCCGGCGCGGCCCCTGCTCGCGTGGTCGAGGGTCGCGATGCCGATGGCGAGGTGGAACGGCTCCGTATGGGTGACGTTCGTGGTCGGCACCAGGCCGATGTGCGTGGTGAGCGGAGCCAGGCGGGCCGCCAGCAGGACCGCGTCGAGGCCGCCCCTGACCTGGTCGGTGCGGTCGTCGGTGCGGTGGAAGGCGGCGGACTGGAGGCCGAGGGCGTCTTCGAGGGTGACGAAGTCGACGAGGCCGCGCTCGGCCTCGGCCACCAGCTCGGCCCAGTATCCGGGCGTGAACAGGTCGCCGGGACGGGCGTCCGCGGCCCGCCAGGCGGCCGGGTGCCAGCCGGCGCCGTCGAGGGCGACGGCAAGGTGCAGCGGGGTGCCGATGCCGCTGTGCTCGGTCACGATGCCTCCGGTCGCCTTGTCTCCGCTCACGATGCCTCCGTCGTCGACGTGCGCGACTGCCGCCGGGTGCGCCCCGGCCGTCGCAGGCCCAGGTGGTCCCGCAGCGTCGTCCCCGCGTACTCCTCGCGGAACACGCCCTTCTCCTGGAGCAGCGGCACCACCCGGTCCACGAGGTCGTCCAGACCGCCGGGCGTCAGATGCGGGACGAAGACGAAGCCGTCGGCGCCGTCGGTCTGCACGAAACGGTCGATGGCGTCGGCGACGGTGCGCGGGCTGCCGACGAAGGTCTGGCCTCCGCTGACCTCGATGACCAGCTCACGGATGCTCAACCCCCGTTCCTCCGCGAGCCAGCGCCACCGCCGCGCCGTCTCCTCCCGGCCCTTGCTGGCCCGGCCCCACCAGAACCCCGGCCGCTCCGCCGAGCGCCATCAGCGGACCACGCCCCTCGGAGGGCAGGTAGCGCACCGCGAAACAGGCCCCGTACGGCACGCCCAGCAGCAGTACGGCATTCAGCAGCCCGTAGTGCGCCCACAGCCGATGCAGCACCAGCATCACCGCGAGGACGACCACGAACGTGACCAGCTGCATCACCGAGTACGGGCCGCCCCACAGCCGGAAACCGTTCAACTCACCCACCACCAGCGGCAGGCGGCGGGCCTTCGTGTAGCACCGGCCCACCAGCACGCCGTCGCCCTCGGCGGAGGTACGGTCGCCGGTCATCGCGACGCTCCGCCGGAACCGTCGACCTGCACCGTGATGGCCGGCAGAGCGGAGTGGTCCTTCTCGATCTCCTCGGCCACCCGGTTGCTCAGCACGGTCTGGCTGGCGATAATCCCCAGCACGATCGCGCCGCCGATGGCCGTCGATCCGGCCTTCACCACCGAGCGCGTCGCACCCCAGACGCCTGCGATCGAGGCGAGCCACATGATGACCAGAACGGTTCCGACCAGGAGCGCGATGATGTCCTTGCCGAGGCCGTTCCAGTCGTCGAGCACCCCCACAGCCAGCACTGAATCCATCAGTTCTTCCTCCCTGTTACCTGCGGATCTTCAAGAACGGGGGCCGCGCCGAGAGCGGCGACCTCCCAGCGGCCATCGCGCGCCCTGAGCTCCACCGCGTACGCGAGCGGCCATCCCGCACCGGACGGGCCGACTGCCTCGACCTCGACCAGGAGTCGCCGGCGCTGACCATCGCGGGGCTTCGCGGACTCAGCCGCATACGGGTCCCGCCTCCCGGCCTCCGCGAGCCGCTGCACCGCGGTCGCCGCGGACGGAGCCGGGGACACCGGTGAGATCGCCGTCCCGGGGGAGAGGTAGGGCTCCAGCTCCCCGCTGCCGGCCCGGTACGCGCTGAACACCGCCTGCAGCGTCTGTACGACCGGCGCTGAGCTGCGCGCCTCGTGCATCGGCCCGTACGCCAACCCAGCGGCCTCACCGACCGGCGGCGCGGACACCTCTGCCGGCAACGTGGCCGCCACCAGCACACCCCGGTCGACTTCCTTCACTGGGACTTGGAAGTACCGCAGCACCCCACCGCTGCCGGCAGCGCCGGCGGGCTGAACTGATACGTCCCGCGACGGCTCCTGCCCGGCCGGGGTCACGCCGCCCACCGCAGCACGCCCGTCACGATCGCGGTCGCACCGGTGGACACCGTCACCCAGCCCGCCTCTTCACCCTCCGGCCCGCCGTACACGGTCTCCGCCGGCGCCCGCTCCTCCACCGCCGAACCCGGCGGCCTGCGCCACGCCTTCATTCGCAGGCCTCCTCGCTATCGATGGCGCGCGGCGCGACCCTCGCGGGCCTGTCACGGGGCTGAATCACCGGCATCGGCATCGGCATCCGGCGGAACCGGTGGCCAGCGCACATCAGGTCCGCGACGGCGTCGCCCGGCCCATCGCCCGCAGAGCCGCTACCGGTCCTGCGGGTCCTCTGCACCAGCTGCAGCTCGTCGATTCGGGTCTGCAGAACCTTCTCCGGCAGGGCGCACAGCTCCTGCGCCAACGTCTGGGCGTCAGGGGCGTCGTCGGCCACATACGCCCGAAGTCGTTCATCGGTTTTCGCGGAGAACGGCTCACTCACCAGCGCCACCGCCAGCAGCATCGCCCGCCGCTTGATCTCCATCAGCCGCTGCTCCTGCTCCTGCAACTCCATACCGCACACCCCTTCTCCCTGCCGACCTCACGTGGTCCGCCGCTCCCCTTCGAGCGCGGGCACGGGCATCTCGCCCGTACGACTCAGGAAGGGGAAGGCCAGACGGCCGGATGTGACGCCGAGACCCGGGAAGCTTCCGCCGAGCTCGCCGGCGGCTATGTCGCGGCCGCCCACTCGCCCGCCGCGGCACGCAACTTCGCCGCCGCACGGCTGCGCTTCTGCCGGAAGGCCGCCGGGCTCATCCCGACCACCTGCGCCGCCTCACGATCGCCCGGCGCACCCTCGCGGTAGTGATCCGCGATCGCCGCCACCCCGCCACGGCAGAGCACCTTCTGCCCGAGCGCCCACACCAGCAGCTCGACCATCTCCCGCCGCGCGCCCTCAAGGTCCCCCTCCAGACCGGCCTCGAACGCGGCCCGCTCCAGCCAGACCTCCTCGGCCCGCAGCGCCGGATCGCACTGGGCCGTCGGCTCGGCCACCAACTGCTCATCCAGTTCGGCTTCCGACGGCCCGAACTCCCGCGCCAGGTCCCGCGAGGTGTGATGCCACATCTCCAGCCGCAGATGCCGCGCCACCTGAACCGGCGACCGGTGCACCGGGTAGCTGCGCACCGTCTGAACCAGCGCCGCGACCACCACCTGCGCCACGTCGTCCAGCCGCTCATCCGCCCGCACCGACCGCTTCGCCATCCGCTTCGCCGCCGGCAGCATGGCCTGCACCACCACCCGGGACGCCAGCTGCGCGCCGCCGCCGTCGCCGGTCGCGTGCCGCAGCAGAGCGTCTAGCCAGACATCGGAGAAGCCGCGGCCCTCGCGAAGGGACCGCTCCTGCAGCCACTCCAGCAGCGCGCCCAGCGACCGTGGGGCCTCGGCTACCTCCGGCACGGCGGCCTCCAGCAGCCAGCGCACCTGCTGCGCATTGCGGTCCTGCGCGCACACCCACTGCCACTCGGTGTTCAGACGGGTGAACACGCTCGCTTCGCATACGACGGCCACGGCAGGCTCCTCTCGGATCAACTGCCGTGAACCATCGCCCCCGCCCCTTGCCCCACCGCTTGCCCCGCCAGCGGCATCGGCGCAGGTCACCGCGGGGTATCCGAGAGTCACCGGAGTGCAGGACGCCGGGTATCCGCATGCAGATGAGACGGATATTCAGGGGTAACCGCACGGCGACGTGAACGGCTTCCCACGGAGTTCGCGGGTCACTGCACCGCGACCTGTAGGCGACCTATAGTGGGGTTATGGCAACGACTACGATTCAGGTATCCAAGGCGACCCGCGATCACCTCGCCGAGCTCGCGAAGGAGCGCGGCCTGAGCATCGGCCAGCTGGTAGACACCCTGGCCGCCGCGCAGCCGACCGCCGCACAGCGCGCCGAACGGCTCGTCGCCGACCGGGATGTCGTCCGCCGGGCCATCGGCGTGGGCATCAGCGACGAAGAGTTCGACCAGGCGCCCGACGTCCTCGGGAACATCTACAAGATCGCCGCCGAGAAGGCTCGAGCCGCCCGGGGCACCGCCGCGTGATCATCCTTGACACCAGCGCCGTCACTGCCCTGGCCCAAGGCCACAAGACCCTGAACCTTCTGGCAGGCAACATGGCCCGCACCCCCGGCGACCGCCTCAGCGTCCCTGCGCTCTGCCTCATGCAGGCCGAAGCGGACGAGGAGAACCTCGCCCGCGGCGTCCTCGCCCTCTCCTCCGTCGTCGTCGACGACCTTGACACGATCGCCGCCGTCACCGTCGGCACCATGATCCGCGACGGATACGGCAGCCCAGACACCTGCCACGCCTTGTACTGCGCCCTGCCCCGGCCGGAGTTCACCGGCATGTCGATCCTGCTGACCAGCAACGAGGACGCCTATCCGCCCGGCGTGATCACCGTCGACATCGACTCGCCCGGCATGCTTGGCTTCCACTGACGACTGCGGCTCTTCGCCCGCGAGCGGTCGGCCGGCCCCGCGGGACGCTACCAGCGCGCCTTCCTACGCCGCTTCCAGCGCCGGTACCGGTGCACCTTCCCGCACAGCTACCAGTCATCACCTGGCGGGATCGGCATCTGGACTGGTCAGGGCCGATGGGTAACCAGGAATCGGGCGCCGACACCTCTTCTCCATAGGAGAAGAGGACCTTCCTCTCGCACGTTGCGGCGTGCACCGGCGCTCGGACCGACCTCAGTCGAACGAGCTAGTACTGCAACGGTGTTTGACCTGATGGTTGGGCAGTTTCTGGTGGTGTGTGGCCGCGTCGTTTGTAGTGGCTGACGCGGGCTTGGTGTTGTCGTCGGCGTCGCCAGTGGGACCAGTGCAGGACGTGGTCTATGGGTGCTGTTCGACGGTGGGCGAGGCGGTGGATCAGCCGTCGGATTTCGGGGAGGGTGAGGGGTATGAGCTGGGAGGATCCGTTTCTGCTTTCCCTATGTCGGACGAGCGGGCCTTCAGGACGGTGAGGCAGGCGTGGGCTGCCATCGCGAGGGTCATGTGCCGGTGCCAGCCGTCGTAACGGCGGACCTGGTAGTCGTCCAGGCCGCATTCCTGCTTCGCACTCTGGAAGCATTCCTCGACCGCCCACCGGCTGCCGGCGACATGGATGAGCTCGTCGAGGGTGGTCTCCGCGGGGCAGTAAGCGATGTAGTAGGAGATCTCTTGGGGTCGGCTCACGCTGCGGCGGGCGATCACCCAGTGCCGGCGGTCCTCGCGGTGCCATGGACGGACCTCGACCCTCGCCCAGTCGTAGACCCTCGGGCCGTGAGCCCCGTTTCCGCAGGAACGGCGTTTCCACTTCTGCCGGGACAAGCCGGGAAACAGGTCGTGGACAGGGTGGTCGATGGCCCAGCGGGTGACGACGGTGTCGTGCCGGGTGGTAGCCATGACATGGAAGACATCGGCCCGCTCGAGCTCGGACCGCCAGCCCTTGGAGAATCCGTAGGCGGCATCGGCGGTCACCCACCGGAAGGGGACCTTGTCCGCAATCGCCTTGCGGACCATCGCCTTCGCGGTGACGACCTTCGTCTCGAAGGCGACGTCATCCGCGATGCCTGCGGCCCGGCAGCGATCCCGGTCATCCGTCCACGAGGCGGGGAGATACAGGCGGCGGTCGATCAGCGTGCGGCCACGACGGCCGGCATAGGCGAGGAAGACCCCGATCTGGGAGTTCTCCGTCCGCCCGGCGGTCCCGGAATACTGGCGCTGAACCCCGGCCGAGCGGACACCCTTCTTCAAGAACCCGGTGTCGTCCACGATCAACACCGCCTCCGGATCGCCGAGATGCTCGACCACATAGCCCCGCACATCGCCCAGGACCTCATCCGCGTCCCAGTCGATCCGGTTCAGCAGCCGGTGGATCCGGTCCGGACCCGCATGACCGGCCTCCTCCGCCAGCGTCCACCCGTTCTTCCGCTCCAACGGAGATATCAACCCCCGCATATACGCAAGCGCCGACTCACACGGCTCCGACCTGGCAAAACGATGCACGAACCGCTCATGCAAAGCCCTCAGCTCACCAGCCCACACCCGGGCCTCAGCAAGTTCCCCACCCATACACACACCAACGAACGACCTGGCCACCAGTCACGGCAAACACCGTTGCAGTACTAGGCTCCGTCTGGCCCGTGCCGGTATGGAGTGCGTGGGAGAGTCCTCGGTGACGGGACGCAGTACGGCCGGGGCCGCCCCGCCCGCCGGTCTCACGCTCGAAGGGCCAGTGCACAGTGTGGGCTCTTC from Streptomyces formicae includes these protein-coding regions:
- a CDS encoding conjugal transfer protein produces the protein MKEVDRGVLVAATLPAEVSAPPVGEAAGLAYGPMHEARSSAPVVQTLQAVFSAYRAGSGELEPYLSPGTAISPVSPAPSAATAVQRLAEAGRRDPYAAESAKPRDGQRRRLLVEVEAVGPSGAGWPLAYAVELRARDGRWEVAALGAAPVLEDPQVTGRKN
- a CDS encoding IS701 family transposase, with the translated sequence MGGELAEARVWAGELRALHERFVHRFARSEPCESALAYMRGLISPLERKNGWTLAEEAGHAGPDRIHRLLNRIDWDADEVLGDVRGYVVEHLGDPEAVLIVDDTGFLKKGVRSAGVQRQYSGTAGRTENSQIGVFLAYAGRRGRTLIDRRLYLPASWTDDRDRCRAAGIADDVAFETKVVTAKAMVRKAIADKVPFRWVTADAAYGFSKGWRSELERADVFHVMATTRHDTVVTRWAIDHPVHDLFPGLSRQKWKRRSCGNGAHGPRVYDWARVEVRPWHREDRRHWVIARRSVSRPQEISYYIAYCPAETTLDELIHVAGSRWAVEECFQSAKQECGLDDYQVRRYDGWHRHMTLAMAAHACLTVLKARSSDIGKAETDPPSSYPSPSPKSDG